A stretch of the Lactuca sativa cultivar Salinas chromosome 9, Lsat_Salinas_v11, whole genome shotgun sequence genome encodes the following:
- the LOC111915055 gene encoding thioredoxin-like 3-2, chloroplastic has product MSDAARLVAISPLQSLKSPYPPSNRVVFSSCGSSRFVSDLCDSLKRQGNVDGGRVKAITNSSQQGSIQGLDTSSPVSIELKPILNETQFDRMIAEAEQLDESVVILWMAKWCRKCIYLKPKLEKLAADYHPRVKFYCIDVNNVPYKLVVRAGVTKMPTIQLWKDSKKHGEVIGGHKAYLVVSEVRDMIEGEDES; this is encoded by the exons ATGTCCGACGCTGCACGATTAGTAGCAATTTCACCTCTTCAATCACTAAAATCACCATATCCTCCATCTAATCGTGTTGTGTTTTCAAGTTGCGGATCTTCGAGATTCGTTTCAGATTTATGTGATAGTTTGAAGAGACAAGGTAATGTAGATGGAGGACGTGTGAAAGCGATAACTAATTCGAGTCAACAAGGATCGATTCAAGGCCTTGATACTTCTTCCCCTGTTTCAATCGAGCTCAAACCTATCTTAAATGAAACCCAATTCGATCGCATGATTGCTGAGGCTGAACAGCTCGATGAATCTGTCGTGATTTTATG GATGGCAAAATGGTGTAGAAAATGCATATACTTGAAACCAAAATTGGAAAAACTGGCAGCTGATTATCACCCAAG agtAAAATTTTACTGTATTGATGTCAACAATGTCCCTTATAAGCTTGTGGTTCGTGCTGGAGTCACG AAAATGCCAACAATACAG CTTTGGAAGGATAGCAAGAAACATGGAGAGGTGATTGGAGGTCACAAAGCGTATTTGGTTGTTAGTGAGGTTCGTGATATGATAGAGGGCGAGGATgaatcctaa
- the LOC111915056 gene encoding 60S ribosomal protein L37a, with the protein MKNLGFQFVIIVVMKGVLTKNKDCKEDWYCRKVCEEKGSWNLGLQELWESQSRGPYTLNTASVVTVRITIRRLREETES; encoded by the exons AtgaagaatttagggtttcagtTCGTTATAATCGTGGTAATGAAGGGAGTGCTCACCAAAA ACAAAGACTGCAAAGAAGACTGGTATTGTCGGAAAGTATG TGAAGAGAAAGGAAGTTGGAATCTAGGGTTGCAAGAATTGTGGGAAAGTCAAAGCAGGGGTCCATACACATTgaa TACTGCAAGTGTTGTTACAGTTAGGATCACAATTCGAAGGCTGAGGGAGGAAACTGAGAGTTAA